A window of Armatimonadota bacterium contains these coding sequences:
- a CDS encoding Uma2 family endonuclease, with the protein MGVQLKRWTREEYRRLAEYGVLGEDDHVQLVDGAIVQMPPQSPLHSGTVHLVAEAVRDACPSGYTVRTRLPLALSPWSEPEPDVAVVPGDPRAYLAEHPTSAVLVVEVAVATGAYDRERKATVYARAGVPEYWVVDPTAGVVEVFRDPTPEGYAAVRRLGRQDAIAPLLAPDRPVAVRDLLP; encoded by the coding sequence TACGGGGTGCTGGGCGAGGACGACCATGTCCAGCTCGTCGATGGAGCGATCGTGCAGATGCCGCCCCAGAGCCCCCTGCACAGCGGCACGGTCCACCTCGTTGCCGAGGCCGTGCGCGACGCCTGTCCGTCCGGGTACACTGTGCGGACCCGGCTGCCGCTGGCGCTGTCGCCCTGGTCCGAGCCGGAGCCGGATGTGGCCGTCGTGCCGGGCGACCCGCGAGCCTACCTGGCCGAGCACCCCACCTCGGCCGTCCTGGTCGTCGAAGTCGCCGTGGCCACGGGAGCCTACGACCGCGAGCGCAAGGCCACGGTGTATGCGAGGGCGGGAGTGCCCGAGTACTGGGTCGTCGATCCGACCGCCGGCGTGGTGGAGGTCTTCCGGGACCCGACGCCCGAGGGGTACGCCGCGGTGCGCCGTCTGGGCCGGCAGGACGCCATCGCGCCTCTGCTGGCACCAGACCGCCCGGTGGCGGTCCGCGACCTCCTGCCGTAG